A single region of the Polyodon spathula isolate WHYD16114869_AA chromosome 12, ASM1765450v1, whole genome shotgun sequence genome encodes:
- the LOC121324266 gene encoding brain-enriched guanylate kinase-associated protein-like isoform X2, giving the protein MQEISSLQEQKEDLRKRLSYTTHKLELLESECDATRQYLEIELRRAQEELEKLTEKLHRIQNSYSTLQRINQELEEKIHRTSQRDDDDKRALSHEIIVLNNHLMEAKITIDKLREDNELYRKDCNVAAQLFQCSKSHYRAHKLSELPSEFQERVSTHMEKHGCGISLPLCHSPYSDSVPISVIAKLLEKPAPNSMPGSHSSSPLSREGNFAQNSMGSTEKLNRKSVYKSDLYRSDTALYCPDERMRERRQSVDLHVRDPDRFRPQNSTDSTTEEDGFQLSFSHEPFNEFTPSLPPSSSYSSFSAQSDEKGHGASSTLSSPHRALYMDWRDENYDRKSSSSYEKDSPGFPKSRSFQHMAQGHQNDSSPVYIRTVPTCFSEPFHSPRTASPHTLYGDSRSPVHISEEDLSRRWRQLSVEDVNAYSYRNPGRVSPYSFSEQHFAIGPAKSKLGHLYSSFQEGEDVYQSRIMDPACFMPTSPSLEREIGLRSQEKMQMYRQREDDQKSERSLFHGSSKDKGSTSSVKNEYVDVSPNSSAESLNQSSLEVLDLQHYSMEHDSPSALRQKSPQFQRFGTPGLCRKDSLTKAQLYGTLLN; this is encoded by the exons GATCCAAAACAGCTATTCAACCTTACAGAGGATTAATCAGGAACTGGAAGAAAAAATCCACCGGACG TCACAGCGCGACGATGACGACAAGAGAGCTCTGAGCCACGAGATCATTGTTCTGAATAATCACCTCATGGAAGCCAAGATAACCATCGATAAACTCCGGGAGGATAAT GAGCTCTACAGGAAAGACTGCAATGTGGCTGCTCAGCTGTTTCAGTGTAGCAAATCCCATTACAGAGCCCACAAACTCTCAGAG TTACCGAGTGAATTTCAGGAGCGAGTGAGCACCCACATGGAGAAGCATGGCTGTGGCATCTCGTTGCCTCTCTGTCACTCTCCCTACTCTGACAGTGTTCCTATTTCTGTTATCGCCAAGCTCCTGGAAAAGCCAGCGCCCAACAGCATGCCTGGTTCACACTCTTCCAGCCCGCTGTCCAGGGAGGGGAACTTTGCACAAAACAGCATGGGGAGCACAGAGAAGCTGAACCGGAAAAGCGTGTACAAGTCAGACCTGTACCGCAGTGACACAGCCCTGTACTGCCCCGACGAGAGGATGAGGGAGAGGAGGCAGAGTGTGGATCTGCATGTCAGGGACCCTGATAGGTTCCGGCCACAGAACTCCACAGACAGCACCACCGAGGAGGATGGCTTCCAGCTGAGCTTCTCGCACGAGCCCTTCAACGAGTTCACCCCCTCCCTGCCCCCCTCCAGCTCCTACTCCAGCTTCAGCGCGCAGTCCGATGAGAAGGGCCATGGCGCAAGCAGCACCCTCTCCTCGCCTCACCGAGCTCTTTACATGGACTGGAGGGACGAGAACTACGACAGAAAGAGCAGCTCGTCTTACGAGAAGGACAGCCCCGGCTTTCCCAAATCCAGGAGTTTCCAGCACATGGCGCAGGGCCACCAGAACGACTCCTCACCCGTTTACATCAGGACTGTCCCCACATGCTTCAGCGAGCCTTTCCACTCCCCGAGGACGGCCTCCCCCCACACACTCTACGGCGACAGCAGGAGCCCTGTCCACATCTCCGAGGAGGACCTGTCTAGACGCTGGAGGCAGCTGAGCGTGGAGGATGTCAACGCGTATTCTTACAGGAACCCAGGCAGGGTCTCACCCTACAGCTTCTCGGAGCAGCACTTCGCAATCGGACCGGCCAAGAGCAAGCTGGGCCACCTCTACAGCAGCTTCCAAGAAGGAGAAGATGTGTATCAGAGCCGGATTATGGACCCTGCCTGCTTTATGCCAACAAGCCCCAGCCTGGAGCGTGAAATAGGTCTCCGGTCACAGGAGAAGATGCAGATGTACAGACAGAGGGAGGATGACCAGAAGTCTGAAAGGAGCTTGTTTCACGGGAGCTCAAAGGATAAAGGCAGCAccagcagtgtgaaaaatgaataTGTCGACGTGAGCCCAAACAGCTCAGCTGAATCATTAAACCAAAGTTCACTGGAGGTTTTGGATCTCCAGCACTACAGCATGGAGCACGATTCCCCTTCCGCTCTGAGACAGAAATCTCCACAGTTCCAAAGATTTGGCACCCCGGGACTCTGCAGGAAGGACAGTCTCACGAAGGCACAGCTGTATGGGACACTGCTGAATTAA